Genomic window (Desulfosporosinus sp. Sb-LF):
GGGCTAAAAAAAGAGGATTATGAAATACCAAAAGTGAAAGAAGATAAGGTCGAAATTGTTTGCGACCCAATTCTCCAAGCAAAAGTTCTTAATAATGATAATACCGAACTTAACTTGGCAGTGGGCTTATGCGTTGGACATGACATGTTATTTAATAAGTACTCCGAGGCACCTGTCACCACTTACGCAGTTAAAGACCGCAGCTTAGGTCATAATCCTTTGGCAGTTTGTTATTCTAGCTACCTACGAAAAAAATATATGAATAAGAAGTATGAATAGTAACTATACGAAAAATAGCTCTGTCTTTGGACGGAGTTATTTTTTTCTCAAGAACTCTAAGTATTGGAACAAACAATTGTACAAGGGATCATAGAAGCGGTTAGAAATCGAAATATCAAATGTTATTATTGACAAGTTGAATTTGATCATACGAAAATATTATCGAGTTATAAAAGAACTGTAGTCCACCAGGTATACGATTGTTTGTATGACAATTAAAACCCTTCTGATTGCAATGACAGAAGGGTTTTAATAATCTTAACCTGGAATTGGATTTAATAAAATTCAGTTTTTAGACACTTTGACATCGGGTTCTGATGAAGGTGTTTCATCGTTTAAAGGATCTAAAAAGACTAGAGCACCCCAAACTCCCAAATCACAAAATAAGAGGGGAGCAAGGCCCGGAGCTTGGTAAAACACTCTTGACCAAATGATGCTACCGCGGCCAGCTAAATCGGCACTTAGATGGAAGGCGAAGCCTAATAATCCAACCATAAAGCTAAGAACCAGCGTTATACCTAGAAGAAGTGATAGACCATGGTCCGGATAGCTGTAAGCTTGAAAAAACAAGATTGCAGCAGCAAAGATCCCCACGTAAAAGGGAACCCAAGTATAGATATTGCTAAAGCCTGTTCGAGCGTGATCAAAATAGGCGACCAGACCCGTCACAAGAAACCAAAAAGCAGTTGCAAGGAGGAGCCAACGTGTCTTTTGGGTTAAGTTATAGCTTCTGGATTTTGGATGATCATCTAAGGATGTCAACAAACCGATGCATCCCAGAGCCACAAACGCTAGCGGAGCAAAGACAGGATTTCCGCTAGTTAAGCCGGAAAAAGATACTACATTTCCAGCAGAGGCACCTTGGAGGTGAAACCCAAAGCCCACAATCCCCGTAATAACACCGATAAAGTTGATAGCAATATTAAGGAACTGAGTCCAACCTGGTTTGGGTTTCAATAACAACAACAGGGCGGAGAGCGCAGCAATAGGGGAAAAAATAATAGGTATCCATTCATAGAGTGGATAGAAGCGATTCAGCGCGTGTGCAATGAGGACATCGAGAAAAACAATAAGGTAGTTAATACAAAGAAAGAACAGAATTAGCCTCGTTTTGGCTATAGGGATATTTAGGGGCCGTTTTGTCAACCATTGGTAGGAAAAACACCCCGTAATTGAGGATTTCATAGTTCAAGACTCTCCTTTTAGCGACCTTCTATTTTCGTTGATTTACTGGTGTCCTGTGCTGATGTTGTAGCTGTTACCCCTTTGCTACGAAGCTCGGCATCTTTCTCCTTAAGCTCAGTGAGGTCAATTAACTGTTCATAGAATCCATGCCACTGAACATAATCGGGACCGTTCATAAATGCACCAAACCGCGAGCGTCGTCCCTCATGGTGCCAAATCTCGAACCCTTTAAAATCAATCGAACTCGAAAAGGGAGCGGCGGGAATTAGCCCGTCATCTTTTAGTTTTTTGATGATTGTCTGCGCGGTCGCAACGTTCTCATTTCCTTTTAACACAACTTTATCCGCATTATCATACATCGTTTGTATGGTTGTCTTAGCATGGCACTCTAAACAGACCGTTTGCATGTTAACACGATGTGTCTCCCAATTTACGCGCTTTTCTGCCTGGGCAGGGGTCAGTTTCCAACTGAGGCGTTGACCGACATCATGGGTCCCTTGAGCAGCGCCGAATGAAGACATATGACAGATTGCGCAGGTAGGGGCATCGAAGTTCTTACTAGATAATGTGCCAGCAGGAGCATTCCAATCCCAAGTGGCTCCTTTATTGGCATAGATCGTACCGTGGATGGACTCCTCGTAAATTTCCTTCATGGGGTGGTCTGGACCAAGGTGGCAAGATCCACAGATTTCGGGTTTGCGAACTTGTGCCTTGGAAAAGGTGTGTCCCGCGTGGCATTTTGCACAGTCTCCAAAGGTTCCGTCGGCATTGGGCTTTCCGATACTATGGCATACTTCACAAGCCATCTTAGTGATTTCTGGGCCTTCCATATGATAAAGGTCATTATATTTTCCTGTAGATGAAAGCCCGTAGCGCTTTAGTTGTTCATCAGTAAAAGCGGATGCACCTGTTTGAGCATACCATGCTGGCGCGCCATGACGGCTATGATCGAATTGTGTAGTTTGAGTGGGATGGCACTTGGAACAATTTTGAGGTGTAGGTCGTAGGACGATATTGTTTTCATAATGATTCACCGTGAGTTTGCCACCAGGTTCACCTCGGTGGCAATCGATACATGCAACCTTACTTGCCGCATGCTTGCTTTCGCCGTATTGTTTAACGACACCAGGTGTAGTTCGATTATGGCAGGTGAGACAACTTCCTCCATTTCCTGCAAAGGAAAGGGTAGCTTGATCTCCCTTGTTGGATGTGCTCCACATCGAGAAGAGATAACCTGCTGCAATAGTGATAATCAAAGCAGCGATCACATTACGCCAAAGTTTACTTTGCTTCATACTATCCGGATAAACCGGATGCACCTCCTTACCATCAATTACTGTCAGTTAGTATTTGTAAAGGGCAAAAAAATACTCTATATTGTTCCATTGTAAATAATTAAAAAAAGTTTGAGGAAATGAGTTGACATTTTGGGGATGTTGGGCTATACTAAAAAAGTTCTCAAAACGTGGCCCGTTGGTCAAGCGGTCTAAGACACCGCCCTTTCACGGCGGTTACACGGGTTCGAATCCCGTACGGGTCACCAAACAGAATAAATGGGCGATTAGCTCAGTTGGTAGAGCGCCTGCCTTACAAGCAGGATGTCGGCAGTTCGACCCTGTCATCGCCCACCAGAAATTATGGCCCCGTGGTGTAGCGGTTAACATGCCTGCCTGTCACGCAGGAGATCGTCGGTTCAAATCCGATCGGGGTCGCCATTATAATTCATGCCTAGAAGCTTAATGGGTAGGTGGCCGAGTGGTTAAAGGCGACAGACTGTAAATCTGTTCCGCGAGGTACGATGGTTCGAATCCATCCCTGCCCACCAATTCTAACACTGAGAAATGAACTTTGGAATTATTTCCAATAGGGTGATAGAAAAGCTAGTCTGGTAGATGAACGGAGAGGTTTAGAGGACCTCAAGTATTACAAATTGTCGCGGGATGGAGCAGCGGTAGCTCGTCGGGCTCATAACCCGAAGGTCGTCGGTTCAAATCCGGCTCCCGCAACCAAGGTATTGGGATCTAGGCAAATGCTTAGACTTAATATATAAATTGGGGTGTCGCCAAGCGGTAAGGCACCAGACTTTGACTCTGGCATTCGTAGGTTCGAATCCTCCCACCCCAGCCAAAACGGGCCATTAGCTCAGTCGGCTAGAGCACCTGACTTTTAATCAGGGTGTCCCGCGTTCGAGTCGCGGATGGCCCACCAAGCAATTTGCGGGTGTAACTCAGTGGTAGAGTGTCACCTTGCCAAGGTGAAAGTCGCGAGTCCGAATCTCGTCACCCGCTCCAAAAAACGCGCTCGTAGCCCAGCTGGATAGAGCGTCTGACTACGAATCAGAAGGCCGGGGGTTCGAATCCCTCCGAGCGCACCAAAAAATTAAACAAATTGCCGTTGTAGCTCAGTTGGTAGAGCGTATCCTTGGTAAGGATAAGGTCACCGGTTCAATCCCGGTCAATGGCTCCAGCAAATGCGGGAGTGGCGAAATTGGCAGACGCGCACGCTTGAGGGGCGTGTGGGTAACACCGTACGGGTTCAAGTCCCGTCTTCCGCACCAACTTTAAAGGATTT
Coding sequences:
- a CDS encoding multiheme c-type cytochrome encodes the protein MKQSKLWRNVIAALIITIAAGYLFSMWSTSNKGDQATLSFAGNGGSCLTCHNRTTPGVVKQYGESKHAASKVACIDCHRGEPGGKLTVNHYENNIVLRPTPQNCSKCHPTQTTQFDHSRHGAPAWYAQTGASAFTDEQLKRYGLSSTGKYNDLYHMEGPEITKMACEVCHSIGKPNADGTFGDCAKCHAGHTFSKAQVRKPEICGSCHLGPDHPMKEIYEESIHGTIYANKGATWDWNAPAGTLSSKNFDAPTCAICHMSSFGAAQGTHDVGQRLSWKLTPAQAEKRVNWETHRVNMQTVCLECHAKTTIQTMYDNADKVVLKGNENVATAQTIIKKLKDDGLIPAAPFSSSIDFKGFEIWHHEGRRSRFGAFMNGPDYVQWHGFYEQLIDLTELKEKDAELRSKGVTATTSAQDTSKSTKIEGR